From Pelmatolapia mariae isolate MD_Pm_ZW linkage group LG22, Pm_UMD_F_2, whole genome shotgun sequence, a single genomic window includes:
- the nxph1 gene encoding neurexophilin-1, with protein sequence MQVTCWCAVFLLTPALYLVTSAHPSKSEIVKSGNLKSTLKHIWTQSNKEMSISRLLSQTLQGKENSTALDLHYDTPEPYLEQDLWDWLRNSTDLQDSRPRAKRRPMVKTGKFKKMFGWGDFHSNIKTVKLNLLITGKIVDHGNGTFSVYFRHNSTGQGNVSVSLVPPTKIVEFDVAAQQSVIDAKDSKSFNCRIEYEKVEKGAKNTLCNFDPSKTCYQEQTQSHVSWLCSKPFKVICIFISFYSTDYKLVQKVCPDYNYHSDTPYFPSG encoded by the coding sequence GTTACAAGTGCTCATCCTTCAAAGTCAGAGATTGTCAAATCAGGAAATCTGAAATCCACGCTTAAGCATATATGGACACAAAGTAATAAGGAAATGTCCATCAGTAGGCTGCTATCACAGACTCTACAAGGCAAGGAGAACAGCACAGCTTTGGATCTTCACTATGACACTCCAGAGCCCTATTTGGAGCAGGATCTTTGGGATTGGCTGAGAAATTCCACGGACCTGCAGGACTCACGACCACGGGCTAAACGGCGGCCTATGGTCAAGACAGGAAAGTTTAAGAAGATGTTTGGCTGGGGGGACTTCCATTCAAACATTAAGACAGTTAAACTTAACCTGCTAATTACTGGTAAGATTGTAGATCATGGAAATGGCACCTTCAGTGTCTACTTTCGCCACAACTCCACAGGGCAGGGCAATGTGTCTGTTAGCTTGGTCCCTCCAACAAAGATAGTTGAGTTTGATGTGGCAGCACAGCAGTCCGTCATTGATGCCAAGGACTCAAAGTCCTTCAACTGTCGCATAGAATATGAGAAGGTTGAGAAGGGTGCCAAGAACACACTCTGCAACTTTGACCCATCCAAGACATGCTACCAAGAGCAAACTCAGAGCCATGTCTCCTGGCTTTGCTCCAAACCATTCAAAGTCATCTGCATCTTCATTTCCTTCTACAGCACCGACTACAAACTGGTGCAGAAAGTGTGTCCAGACTACAACTACCACAGTGACACTCCATACTTTCCCTCTGGCTGA